In the genome of Amaranthus tricolor cultivar Red isolate AtriRed21 chromosome 15, ASM2621246v1, whole genome shotgun sequence, one region contains:
- the LOC130801589 gene encoding uncharacterized protein LOC130801589 isoform X1, translating into MSEIRLVRCPKCNKVLPEPQVCTVYQCGGCGAMLKAKNRSSESGNLVNSDTFVDKGIEGEEGIKDSGELSKEDIVHEGGFDMDSRSPARSAFVVVNRRKLLVDEKDFAEFYGDLPKSPMRDRFLNDLGSTPQGSRNVSPSPTRGTGLGDGNSDGVGTSPARSRDVSMSPMRERGSKSPMSVRTRYVSMSPLRGANAARRSPVRSMDGDISNKEGFISNFDERRVKEEEGEGVRKEKMTPKTSFNTWLPEDNSSKPSNDDSLGRRRKQWRDRVTGDEADRISEGKESVYADEHGMTSEGSIIDDPIHGGESSRERSDRDLRFRDDYAGGYGRSRANADQRFAGSDGDGLFHRNLRVSIESGRKSASSSALDASANYHLDSIHSFGRSRHSFEIRRGPANMHYMEHREFLPKYQGSMKQYPSKELSHSDDNLFSSSGFYTGADDHTDDLRYRRGSRQRYSPENYMPRRPYLDHRPGLDYEMKNTSSPSPLYDDPYASHVRSAYRSRKQQFSQHGMPGYVAGQSLDYDRDSFMSYRIGMHSHHPADMQGHDLPSFAYRMAPIPTSHPTSSRSMNLERPDPRAYDPRVAQTNPRERSSHLAPRHTRRVQLANQNNRVCLPIVGGSPFVICHKCFELLKLPGNFMTKHKKEYQLQCGACSSIMSFDLQDKSFGVVSSRKKTDTVKSTGGSGESFNEPGPRHTRRESYAATSTGIGSYDFDAPGNSFQTTESEVIEASRRQKLSSNVDDNARAISPSSCSSKEERVSRRSSCPNSSELPLMNRPPPGSPLREHLDYSNHFIIAGVENERSYAGKEKQVLETDNSQDSSVVNPAIASETEFHSHELSDSGDVSGEYKDRSKDRRSSSPPSWKALASKSGRSSPGKSEVYVNGQHIPIHLVRKAEKLAGLIQPGEYWYDYVAGFWGVMGHHCLGILPPAIQEFSFPMLENCSKGDTAVYVNGRELRKKDLDLLASRQLPITRDKRYIIDKSGKVLEEQSKNFVVNLGKLAPTVEKRRQGFGMRVPEEFME; encoded by the exons ATGTCAGAGATTCGACTGGTTCGTTGCCCGAAATGCAATAAGGTGTTACCAGAGCCTCAAGTGTGTACTGTTTATCAATGTGGTGGTTGTGGTGCTATGCTTAAAG CTAAAAATAGGTCATCTGAAAGTGGGAATTTGGTGAATTCTGATACATTTGTTGACAAAGGGATAGAAGGAGAAGAGGGGATCAAGGATAGTGGTGAATTAAGTAAAGAGGATATTGTTCACGAGGGTGGTTTTGATATGGATAGTAGATCACCGGCCCGATCCGCATTTGTGGTTGTTAATAGAAGAAAGTTGTTAGTTGATGAGAAAGATTTTGCTGAGTTTTATGGGGATTTACCTAAGTCACCTATGAGGGATAGGTTTTTGAATGATCTTGGTTCAACACCTCAAGGTTCGAGAAATGTTAGCCCTTCACCAACGAGGGGGACGGGTTTGGGTGATGGGAATTCTGATGGGGTTGGTACATCACCAGCTAGGTCGAGAGATGTTAGCATGTCGCCTATGAGGGAGCGAGGGAGTAAATCACCGATGAGCGTGAGAACGAGATATGTTAGCATGTCTCCTTTGAGGGGGGCTAATGCTGCTAGAAGATCACCTGTAAGGTCAATGGATGGAGACATTTCCAATAAGGAAGGTTTTATATCTAATTTCGATGAGAGACGGGTGAAAGAAGAAGAAGGGGAAGGAGTGAGGAAGGAAAAGATGACTCCTAAAACTTCATTCAATACATGGCTTCCCGAGGATAATTCTTCTAAACCATCTAATGATGATTCTTTAGGTAGAAGAAGAAAGCAGTGGAGAGACCGAGTTACTGGTGATGAAGCTGATCGAATTAGTGAAGGGAAAGAATCTGTTTACGCTGATGAACATGGGATGACATCAGAAGGATCGATTATTGATGATCCAATTCACGGAGGGGAGTCTAGTAGGGAAAGATCAGACAGAGATTTGAGGTTTCGGGATGACTATGCTGGCGGGTATGGGAGATCCAGGGCAAATGCAGATCAAAGGTTTGCTGGGAGTGACGGGGATGGGTTGTTTCACAGAAACTTAAGGGTGTCTATAGAAAGTGGGAGGAAGTCGGCGTCTTCAAGCGCACTTGATGCGTCTGCAAATTATCATCTCGATTCCATTCATAGTTTTGGTCGTTCAAGACACAGTTTTGAAATTCGAAGAGGACCTGCTAACATGCACTATATGGAGCATCGTGAGTTCCTTCCGAAGTACCAGGGATCTATGAAGCAATATCCATCAAAAGAACTAAGTCATTCGGATGATAATCTGTTTTCTTCTTCGGGGTTTTATACAGGAGCTGATGATCATACAGATGATCTGAGATACAGACGAGGATCTAGGCAGCGGTATTCACCAGAGAATTATATGCCAAGGCGTCCATACTTAGATCATAGACCTGGACTGGATTATGAGATGAAAAATACATCTAGCCCTTCCCCTTTATATGATGATCCATATGCAAGCCATGTGAGAAGCGCATATCGCTCTAGGAAACAACAATTTTCACAGCATGGGATGCCAGGCTATGTTGCTGGGCAGTCCTTGGATTATGATCGAGATTCTTTCATGTCATATCGAATTGGGATGCATAGTCACCATCCTGCTGATATGCAAGGCCATGATTTGCCTTCTTTTGCGTATCGGATGGCTCCTATTCCAACTTCCCATCCAACGTCCAGTCGTAGTATGAATCTTGAAAGACCTGATCCAAGGGCGTATGATCCTCGAGTGGCCCAAACCAATCCTCGAGAACGATCTTCCCACCTTGCTCCACGCCATACTAGGAGAGTTCAGCTAGCTAACCAGAACAATCGGGTTTGCCTACCAATTGTTGGTGGTTCTCCATTTGTAATATGCCACAAATGCTTTGAGTTACTCAAATTGCCTGGGAATTTCATGACTAAGCATAAGAAAGAGTATCAACTTCAATGTGGGGCTTGCTCTTCTATCATGTCATTCGATCTTCAAGACAAGTCTTTTGGTGTTGTTTCTTCACGGAAGAAAACAGATACCGTCAAATCTACTGGTGGTAGTGGTGAAAGTTTCAATGAACCTGGTCCTAGACATACTCGTCGTGAAAGCTATGCTGCTACCAGTACAGGTATTGGATCCTATGATTTCGATGCACCAGGAAATAGCTTCCAGACTACAGAGTCCGAAGTCATCGAAGCTTCTAGAAGGCAGAAATTGAGTTCAAATGTTGATGATAATGCTCGAGCTATTTCTCCATCATCTTGTTCTTCTAAGGAAGAGCGGGTTTCACGCAGAAGCAGCTGTCCCAATTCTTCAGAGCTGCCCTTGATGAACCGTCCTCCACCTGGTTCGCCTTTGCGCGAGCATCTGgattattctaaccatttcatcattGCTGGAGTAGAAAATGAACGAAGTTATGCTGGAAAAGAGAAGCAAGTTCTTGAAACAGATAACTCTCAAGATAGCTCTGTGGTAAATCCAGCAATTGCCTCAGAGACTGAATTTCACTCGCATGAGTTGTCTGACTCTGGGGATGTATCAGGAGAATACAAAGATAGAAGTAAAGATAGACGATCCTCGAGCCCTCCTTCCTGGAAAGCCTTGGCTTCGAAATCTGGTCGTAGTTCTCCTGGAAAAAGTGAGGTATATGTCAATGGTCAGCACATACCAATTCATCTTGTTAGAAAGGCGGAGAAGCTTGCTGGACTTATTCAACCAGGAGAATACTG GTATGATTATGTAGCTGGTTTTTGGGGTGTAATGGGCCATCATTGCCTTGGAATACTTCCA CCTGCTATTCAAGAATTCAGTTTTCCCATGCTAGAGAATTGTTCTAAAGGGGACACTGCTGTTTATGTGAACGGAAGAGAGCTTCGGAAAAAGGATCTTGATTTACTTGCTAGTCGACAACTTCCAATTACGAGGGACAAGAGATATATCATCGATAAATCTGGGAAGGTTTTGGAGGAGCAGAGCAAAAATTTCGTTGTTAACCTTGGAAAACTTGCCCCCAC TGTTGAGAAGAGGAGGCAAGGATTTGGTATGCGCGTCCCAGAGGAGTTCATGGAGTAA
- the LOC130801589 gene encoding uncharacterized protein LOC130801589 isoform X2 — protein MLKAKNRSSESGNLVNSDTFVDKGIEGEEGIKDSGELSKEDIVHEGGFDMDSRSPARSAFVVVNRRKLLVDEKDFAEFYGDLPKSPMRDRFLNDLGSTPQGSRNVSPSPTRGTGLGDGNSDGVGTSPARSRDVSMSPMRERGSKSPMSVRTRYVSMSPLRGANAARRSPVRSMDGDISNKEGFISNFDERRVKEEEGEGVRKEKMTPKTSFNTWLPEDNSSKPSNDDSLGRRRKQWRDRVTGDEADRISEGKESVYADEHGMTSEGSIIDDPIHGGESSRERSDRDLRFRDDYAGGYGRSRANADQRFAGSDGDGLFHRNLRVSIESGRKSASSSALDASANYHLDSIHSFGRSRHSFEIRRGPANMHYMEHREFLPKYQGSMKQYPSKELSHSDDNLFSSSGFYTGADDHTDDLRYRRGSRQRYSPENYMPRRPYLDHRPGLDYEMKNTSSPSPLYDDPYASHVRSAYRSRKQQFSQHGMPGYVAGQSLDYDRDSFMSYRIGMHSHHPADMQGHDLPSFAYRMAPIPTSHPTSSRSMNLERPDPRAYDPRVAQTNPRERSSHLAPRHTRRVQLANQNNRVCLPIVGGSPFVICHKCFELLKLPGNFMTKHKKEYQLQCGACSSIMSFDLQDKSFGVVSSRKKTDTVKSTGGSGESFNEPGPRHTRRESYAATSTGIGSYDFDAPGNSFQTTESEVIEASRRQKLSSNVDDNARAISPSSCSSKEERVSRRSSCPNSSELPLMNRPPPGSPLREHLDYSNHFIIAGVENERSYAGKEKQVLETDNSQDSSVVNPAIASETEFHSHELSDSGDVSGEYKDRSKDRRSSSPPSWKALASKSGRSSPGKSEVYVNGQHIPIHLVRKAEKLAGLIQPGEYWYDYVAGFWGVMGHHCLGILPPAIQEFSFPMLENCSKGDTAVYVNGRELRKKDLDLLASRQLPITRDKRYIIDKSGKVLEEQSKNFVVNLGKLAPTVEKRRQGFGMRVPEEFME, from the exons ATGCTTAAAG CTAAAAATAGGTCATCTGAAAGTGGGAATTTGGTGAATTCTGATACATTTGTTGACAAAGGGATAGAAGGAGAAGAGGGGATCAAGGATAGTGGTGAATTAAGTAAAGAGGATATTGTTCACGAGGGTGGTTTTGATATGGATAGTAGATCACCGGCCCGATCCGCATTTGTGGTTGTTAATAGAAGAAAGTTGTTAGTTGATGAGAAAGATTTTGCTGAGTTTTATGGGGATTTACCTAAGTCACCTATGAGGGATAGGTTTTTGAATGATCTTGGTTCAACACCTCAAGGTTCGAGAAATGTTAGCCCTTCACCAACGAGGGGGACGGGTTTGGGTGATGGGAATTCTGATGGGGTTGGTACATCACCAGCTAGGTCGAGAGATGTTAGCATGTCGCCTATGAGGGAGCGAGGGAGTAAATCACCGATGAGCGTGAGAACGAGATATGTTAGCATGTCTCCTTTGAGGGGGGCTAATGCTGCTAGAAGATCACCTGTAAGGTCAATGGATGGAGACATTTCCAATAAGGAAGGTTTTATATCTAATTTCGATGAGAGACGGGTGAAAGAAGAAGAAGGGGAAGGAGTGAGGAAGGAAAAGATGACTCCTAAAACTTCATTCAATACATGGCTTCCCGAGGATAATTCTTCTAAACCATCTAATGATGATTCTTTAGGTAGAAGAAGAAAGCAGTGGAGAGACCGAGTTACTGGTGATGAAGCTGATCGAATTAGTGAAGGGAAAGAATCTGTTTACGCTGATGAACATGGGATGACATCAGAAGGATCGATTATTGATGATCCAATTCACGGAGGGGAGTCTAGTAGGGAAAGATCAGACAGAGATTTGAGGTTTCGGGATGACTATGCTGGCGGGTATGGGAGATCCAGGGCAAATGCAGATCAAAGGTTTGCTGGGAGTGACGGGGATGGGTTGTTTCACAGAAACTTAAGGGTGTCTATAGAAAGTGGGAGGAAGTCGGCGTCTTCAAGCGCACTTGATGCGTCTGCAAATTATCATCTCGATTCCATTCATAGTTTTGGTCGTTCAAGACACAGTTTTGAAATTCGAAGAGGACCTGCTAACATGCACTATATGGAGCATCGTGAGTTCCTTCCGAAGTACCAGGGATCTATGAAGCAATATCCATCAAAAGAACTAAGTCATTCGGATGATAATCTGTTTTCTTCTTCGGGGTTTTATACAGGAGCTGATGATCATACAGATGATCTGAGATACAGACGAGGATCTAGGCAGCGGTATTCACCAGAGAATTATATGCCAAGGCGTCCATACTTAGATCATAGACCTGGACTGGATTATGAGATGAAAAATACATCTAGCCCTTCCCCTTTATATGATGATCCATATGCAAGCCATGTGAGAAGCGCATATCGCTCTAGGAAACAACAATTTTCACAGCATGGGATGCCAGGCTATGTTGCTGGGCAGTCCTTGGATTATGATCGAGATTCTTTCATGTCATATCGAATTGGGATGCATAGTCACCATCCTGCTGATATGCAAGGCCATGATTTGCCTTCTTTTGCGTATCGGATGGCTCCTATTCCAACTTCCCATCCAACGTCCAGTCGTAGTATGAATCTTGAAAGACCTGATCCAAGGGCGTATGATCCTCGAGTGGCCCAAACCAATCCTCGAGAACGATCTTCCCACCTTGCTCCACGCCATACTAGGAGAGTTCAGCTAGCTAACCAGAACAATCGGGTTTGCCTACCAATTGTTGGTGGTTCTCCATTTGTAATATGCCACAAATGCTTTGAGTTACTCAAATTGCCTGGGAATTTCATGACTAAGCATAAGAAAGAGTATCAACTTCAATGTGGGGCTTGCTCTTCTATCATGTCATTCGATCTTCAAGACAAGTCTTTTGGTGTTGTTTCTTCACGGAAGAAAACAGATACCGTCAAATCTACTGGTGGTAGTGGTGAAAGTTTCAATGAACCTGGTCCTAGACATACTCGTCGTGAAAGCTATGCTGCTACCAGTACAGGTATTGGATCCTATGATTTCGATGCACCAGGAAATAGCTTCCAGACTACAGAGTCCGAAGTCATCGAAGCTTCTAGAAGGCAGAAATTGAGTTCAAATGTTGATGATAATGCTCGAGCTATTTCTCCATCATCTTGTTCTTCTAAGGAAGAGCGGGTTTCACGCAGAAGCAGCTGTCCCAATTCTTCAGAGCTGCCCTTGATGAACCGTCCTCCACCTGGTTCGCCTTTGCGCGAGCATCTGgattattctaaccatttcatcattGCTGGAGTAGAAAATGAACGAAGTTATGCTGGAAAAGAGAAGCAAGTTCTTGAAACAGATAACTCTCAAGATAGCTCTGTGGTAAATCCAGCAATTGCCTCAGAGACTGAATTTCACTCGCATGAGTTGTCTGACTCTGGGGATGTATCAGGAGAATACAAAGATAGAAGTAAAGATAGACGATCCTCGAGCCCTCCTTCCTGGAAAGCCTTGGCTTCGAAATCTGGTCGTAGTTCTCCTGGAAAAAGTGAGGTATATGTCAATGGTCAGCACATACCAATTCATCTTGTTAGAAAGGCGGAGAAGCTTGCTGGACTTATTCAACCAGGAGAATACTG GTATGATTATGTAGCTGGTTTTTGGGGTGTAATGGGCCATCATTGCCTTGGAATACTTCCA CCTGCTATTCAAGAATTCAGTTTTCCCATGCTAGAGAATTGTTCTAAAGGGGACACTGCTGTTTATGTGAACGGAAGAGAGCTTCGGAAAAAGGATCTTGATTTACTTGCTAGTCGACAACTTCCAATTACGAGGGACAAGAGATATATCATCGATAAATCTGGGAAGGTTTTGGAGGAGCAGAGCAAAAATTTCGTTGTTAACCTTGGAAAACTTGCCCCCAC TGTTGAGAAGAGGAGGCAAGGATTTGGTATGCGCGTCCCAGAGGAGTTCATGGAGTAA
- the LOC130801649 gene encoding protein trichome birefringence-like 24, protein MKWYVKMLALHKHKSSILKLIVMIIATFFALRVFINNSTEFPPDSSLLQKPTSIQSPSPVFLQPLHDFSPDASKFRINDEVSEKTGTCDLFAGDWIPNPAGPAYINETCNFIEEHQNCMRNGRPDSEYLYWRWKPKNCELPQFNALKFLEMMQNKTWAFIGDSISRNHVQSLICMLSKVEEAEMFYHDEEYRSKGWRFTSYNLTIYVIWSPFLAEAAIFEDFNGVASRDIELHLDRLDKKWTDLYKNLDYMIISSGKWFMKNAIYYENETILGCHHCQKNYTDLNLEFAYRKTLRFVLNFIATSDHKGLIFFRTSTPDHFEGGEWSSGGKCNRTVPFKEGEVEIKYMQKMLRQVELEEFRSAVARTSENGVRLKLLDFMQLSLLRPDGHPGPYRKLDPFANDKNAQVQYDCLHWCLPGPIDAWNDVIMEMVVDG, encoded by the exons ATGAAGTGGTACGTCAAAATGTTGGCTCTTCACAAGCACAAATCTTCAATACTTAAACTAATTGTAATGATCATAGCCACTTTTTTCGCGCTTAgagtttttattaataattccACTGAATTTCCTCCTGATTCTTcccttcttcaaaaacccacctCAATTCAATCACCGTCTCCTGTGTTTCTTCAGCCATTGCATGATTTTTCACCTGATGCTTCAAAATtcagaattaatgatgaagtgTCTGAAAAAACAG GAACATGTGATCTTTTTGCGGGGGATTGGATCCCGAATCCAGCTGGACCTGCATATATTAATGAAACTTGCAATTTCATTGAAGAACATCAGAACTGCATGAGGAATGGGAGGCCTGATTCAGAATATCTCTACTGGAGGTGGAAACCAAAAAATTGCGAGCTTCCTCAGTTCAATGCCTTGAAATTTCTCGAGATGATGCAGAATAAAACATGGGCATTTATTGGCGACTCTATCTCTCGGAATCACGTGCAGTCGTTAATCTGTATGCTCTCGAAG GTGGAAGAAGCGGAGATGTTTTATCACGATGAAGAATACAGATCTAAAGGATGGCGTTTTACGTCTTACAACTTGACCATATATGTTATATGGTCTCCCTTCCTTGCAGAAGCTGCGATTTTTGAAGATTTCAATGGTGTTGCAAGTCGGGATATTGAATTGCACCTTGACAGACTCGATAAGAAATGGACTGATTTATACAAAAACCTTGACTACATGATCATCTCCTCGGGAAAGTGGTTTATGAAGAACGCGATATATTACGAGAATGAAACAATTTTGGGATGTCATCACTGTCAGAAGAACTACACTGACCTTAATTTAGAGTTTGCATACCGTAAAACTCTGCGGTTTGTGCTCAATTTTATCGCTACATCCGATCATAAAGGGCTGATCTTTTTTAGAACATCAACCCCAGATCATTTTGAAGGTGGGGAATGGTCCAGCGGCGGAAAGTGCAACAGAACGGTCCCATTTAAAGAAGGCGAGGTTGAGATAAAGTATATGCAAAAGATGCTGCGACAAGTCGAGCTGGAGGAATTCAGGAGTGCAGTAGCACGGACTTCTGAAAATGGTGTGCGTCTAAAACTTCTCGATTTTATGCAGCTTTCTTTGTTGAGGCCTGACGGACACCCTGGTCCGTATAGAAAGTTAGACCCGTTTGCAAACGATAAAAATGCACAAGTGCAGTATGATTGTTTGCATTGGTGCTTGCCTGGGCCAATAGATGCTTGGAATGATGTTATTATGGAAATGGTAGTTGATGGATGA
- the LOC130801715 gene encoding high mobility group B protein 13-like has translation MATATASDLPMATNPIPAKKGKSRKALKEKNPSTNEANILAAKSTDQFDVPSIEPKSDLGKENLENLSHSRSEKRKSKAKSKTKRVEVSNDFEKDLQEMQEMLEKLKIEKEKTEEMLKEKDQILKKKEEEQQKLQLELKKLQKMKEFKPTMTLPINQSNKDPEKNDKKKKECPERKRPASAYALWCKDQWNEIKKENPDADFKEVSNLMGTKWKSLTPEDKKPYEEKYQSEKEAYLQIISKEKRETEALKLLEDEQKQKTAMELLNQYLEFMQEADKETKKTRKEKDPLKPKQPMSAYLMYSKERQSDLLGEGNKLPEASKIIGEEWKNMSEEQKKPYEEIAKENKEKYLQEMEIYKQKKEEEAASLKKEEEEFMKIQKVEALQLLKKKEKTENIIKKTKEMKKKKTKEEKNVDPNKPKRPPSSFLLFSMEERKNLHQERPDANNFTINALISLKWKELNEEEKKIWNGKAAESMEAYKKEMEEYNKQANKGEEAKKDSK, from the exons ATGGCCACCGCTACAGCATCCGATCTTCCAATGGCTACTAACCCGATTCCAGCTAAAAAGGGAAAGAGCAGAAAAGCCTTAAAAGAGAAAAACCCATCAACAAATGAAGCAAATATTTTGGCAGCAAAATCAACTGATCAATTTGACGTACCATCAATTGAACCAAAATCAGATCTAGGAAAGGAGAATCTTGAGAATCTTTCTCATTCTAGGTCAGAGAAAAGGAAATCGAAGGCGAAATCGAAGACAAAAAGAGTAGAAGTGTCTAATGATTTTGAAAAGGACTTGCAAGAAATGCAAGAAATGTTGGAGAAATTGAAGATTGAGAAGGAGAAAACTGAAGAAATGTTGAAGGAAAAGGATCAGATTttgaagaagaaagaagaagagcAACAGAAGCTTCAGCTTGAGCTCAAGAAGTTGCAGAAAATGAAGGAGTTTAAGCCTACCATG ACTCTTCCAATTAATCAATCAAACAAAGATCCAGAGAAGAATGATAAGAAAAAGAAGGAATGCCCAGAAAGGAAAAGGCCAGCTTCAGCATATGCATTATGGTGCAAAGATCAATGGAATGAG ATCAAGAAAGAGAACCCAGATGCAGATTTCAAGGAAGTTTCAAATTTGATGGGAACAAAATGGAAGAGTCTCACTCCAGAAGACAAGAAGCCATATGAGGAAAAATACCAATCTGAAAAAGAAGCTTATTTGCAGATTATCAGCAAAGAAAAGCGTGAAACTGAAGCATTGAAACTGCTGGAGGATGAACAGAAGCAGAAAACTGCAATGGAGTTACTTAATCAGTACCTCGAATTTATGCAAGAAGCTGATAAAGAGACCAAAAAAACAAG GAAAGAGAAGGATCCTTTAAAACCAAAACAACCCATGTCTGCATACTTAATGTACTCTAAAGAGAGGCAATCAGATTTGCTTGGAGAAGGAAATAAATTGCCTGAG GCTTCAAAGATCATTGGTGAAGAGTGGAAAAACATGTCAGAAGAACAAAAAAAGCCTTATGAAGAG aTTGCTAAGGAGAACAAGGAGAAGTACTTGCAAGAAATGGAGATTTACAAACAGAAGAAAGAAGAGGAAGCTGCAAGTTTGAAAAAAGAGGAGGAAGAATTTATGAAAATTCAGAAAGTTGAGGCATTGCAGCTtcttaaaaagaaagaaaagactgAGAATATCATCAAG AAAACTAAAGagatgaagaaaaagaagaccAAGGAGGAGAAGAATGTTGATCCAAACAAGCCTAAAAGACCTCCATCATCCTTCCTTCTATTTAG CATGGAAGAAAGGAAGAATTTGCACCAAGAGCGGCCTGATGCTAACAATTTCACCATCAATGCACTTATTTCCTTGAAATggaag GAACTAAATGAAGAGGAGAAGAAAATTTGGAATGGCAAGGCAGCAGAAAGCATGGAAGCGTACAaaaaggagatggaagaatacAACAAACAAGCTAACAAGGGAGAGGAAGCTAAGAAAGACAGCAAATAA